From one Coffea eugenioides isolate CCC68of chromosome 11, Ceug_1.0, whole genome shotgun sequence genomic stretch:
- the LOC113751258 gene encoding uncharacterized protein LOC113751258, with amino-acid sequence MLSRWLDHTAVAGRGDFNIISTLAEYTGRAAQDLGAISDFNGAISGCHLQELPYSESAYTWSGVRAGTRIWKRLDRVLINQHWLEFLSNTSVQHLNRAASDHSPLLVSLRSADASIPKPFKFQSFWVPNPELLSTVQSSWDLPT; translated from the coding sequence ATGCTCTCTCGCTGGCTCGATCACACGGCCGTGGCTGGTAGGGGGGATTTTAACATCATCAGTACGCTGGCTGAGTATACGGGCCGGGCGGCCCAAGATCTTGGAGCGATTTCGGATTTCAATGGTGCAATATCTGGCTGCCATCTCCAGGAGCTTCCCTACTCTGAAAGTGCTTACACGTGGTCAGGTGTTAGAGCAGGTACCAGGATTTGGAAGCGATTAGACAGGGTGTTAATCAACCAACACTGGCTCGAGTTCTTGTCGAATACCTCTGTCCAGCATCTCAATCGCGCCGCCTCCGACCATTCACCCTTGCTAGTGAGCCTACGATCTGCAGATGCTAGCATTCCAAAGCCCTTCAAGTTCCAATCGTTCTGGGTTCCGAACCCAGAGCTTTTATCAACAGTGCAGAGTAGCTGGGATTTGCCCACGTAG